Proteins from one Flavobacterium branchiarum genomic window:
- a CDS encoding CAL67264 family membrane protein, with product MGMNKNTVLGWATFIMLIMGFLLIGLGIFRYSDVSGWGFGAVGVGFLANAWVFNALKGRV from the coding sequence ATGGGAATGAACAAAAACACAGTCTTAGGATGGGCAACTTTTATAATGTTAATAATGGGGTTTCTCCTAATTGGACTGGGAATTTTTAGATACAGTGATGTTTCTGGTTGGGGATTTGGCGCAGTAGGAGTTGGTTTTTTAGCCAACGCATGGGTATTTAATGCCTTAAAAGGAAGAGTTTAA
- the ettA gene encoding energy-dependent translational throttle protein EttA, with the protein MSDDKKVIFSMSKLSKTYSSSDKQVLKNIYLSFFYGAKIGILGLNGSGKSSLLKIIAGVDKNYQGDVVFAPGYTVGYLEQEPQLDDDKTVIEIVREGVAETMAVLEEYNKINDLFGLPENYEDADKMDKLMDRQAALQDKIDALGAWEIDTKLEIAMDALRTPDGDTPIKNLSGGERRRVALCRLLLQQPDVLLLDEPTNHLDAESVLWLEQHLAQYAGTVIAVTHDRYFLDNVAGWILELDRGEGIPWKGNYSSWLDQKSSRMALEEKVASKRRKNLERELDWVRQGAKGRQTKQKARLQNYDKLLNEDQKQLDENLEIYIPNGPRLGTNVIEAKNVAKAFGDKLLYDNLNFTLPQAGIVGVIGPNGAGKSTIFRMIMGEEKPDSGEFTIGETVKIAYVDQAHSNIDPNKSIWENFCDGQELIMMGGRQVNSRAYLSRFNFGGSDQNKKVSTLSGGERNRLHLAMTLKEEGNVLLLDEPTNDLDVNTLRALEEGLENFAGCAVVISHDRWFLDRICTHILAFEGNSEVYYFEGGFSEYEENKKKRLGGDLTPKRLKYRKLIRS; encoded by the coding sequence ATGTCAGACGATAAGAAAGTAATTTTCTCCATGTCAAAACTGAGTAAAACTTACTCAAGTAGCGACAAACAAGTACTAAAAAATATCTATTTGAGCTTTTTTTACGGAGCTAAAATTGGTATCTTAGGTTTAAATGGTTCAGGAAAATCTTCACTTTTGAAGATTATTGCTGGTGTTGATAAAAATTATCAAGGTGATGTAGTTTTTGCTCCAGGTTACACAGTAGGATACCTAGAACAAGAACCACAATTAGATGATGATAAAACAGTTATTGAAATTGTTCGTGAAGGTGTTGCCGAAACAATGGCAGTTCTAGAAGAATACAATAAAATCAATGATTTATTTGGTCTTCCTGAAAACTACGAAGATGCCGATAAAATGGACAAATTGATGGATCGTCAAGCAGCTTTGCAAGATAAAATTGACGCATTGGGAGCTTGGGAAATCGATACCAAATTAGAAATTGCAATGGATGCTTTGCGTACTCCAGACGGAGATACACCAATCAAAAATCTTTCAGGAGGAGAGCGTCGTCGTGTAGCATTATGCCGTTTGTTATTACAACAACCAGATGTATTGTTATTAGATGAGCCTACCAACCACTTAGATGCTGAATCGGTTCTTTGGTTAGAGCAACATTTAGCACAATATGCAGGAACTGTAATTGCTGTAACGCACGATAGATATTTCCTTGATAATGTTGCAGGTTGGATTTTAGAGCTAGATAGAGGAGAAGGTATTCCTTGGAAAGGAAATTATTCTTCTTGGCTAGATCAAAAATCAAGCAGAATGGCCCTTGAAGAAAAAGTAGCTTCTAAGCGTCGTAAAAACTTAGAGCGTGAGTTGGACTGGGTTCGTCAAGGAGCCAAAGGACGTCAGACAAAGCAAAAAGCTCGTTTACAGAATTACGATAAATTATTGAACGAAGATCAAAAACAACTAGATGAAAATCTAGAAATCTATATCCCGAACGGTCCACGTTTAGGAACAAATGTTATTGAGGCTAAAAATGTTGCCAAAGCTTTTGGAGACAAATTACTATATGATAATTTAAATTTCACTTTACCACAAGCTGGAATTGTTGGGGTTATTGGGCCAAACGGTGCTGGTAAATCTACAATCTTCAGAATGATTATGGGTGAAGAAAAACCGGATAGCGGTGAATTTACTATAGGTGAAACTGTAAAAATTGCTTATGTAGATCAAGCGCATTCTAATATTGATCCTAACAAATCAATTTGGGAAAATTTCTGTGATGGACAAGAATTAATTATGATGGGAGGTCGTCAGGTAAATTCTCGTGCTTACTTAAGTCGTTTTAACTTTGGAGGGAGTGATCAAAACAAAAAAGTTTCAACATTATCTGGTGGTGAGCGTAACCGTTTGCACTTAGCAATGACACTAAAAGAAGAAGGAAACGTACTTTTACTAGATGAGCCTACGAATGACTTGGACGTAAATACACTTCGAGCACTAGAAGAAGGTTTAGAAAATTTTGCTGGTTGTGCTGTAGTTATTTCTCACGACAGATGGTTCTTAGATAGAATTTGTACGCATATTCTAGCTTTCGAAGGAAACTCAGAAGTATATTATTTTGAAGGTGGTTTCTCTGAATACGAAGAAAACAAGAAGAAACGTTTAGGTGGAGATTTAACTCCAAAACGTTTGAAATACAGAAAATTAATAAGAAGCTAG
- a CDS encoding thiol-disulfide oxidoreductase DCC family protein produces MLDLPKNKKIILFDGVCNLCNSAVQFIIKHDKKDVFRFAALQSEIGQQICKYIGIDSTKIDSIIFYEPGVAYYYKSGAAIAIAENMGILWSWFSIFKIIPKFLRDPLYDYIAKNRYKWYGKKESCMIPTLELKAKFL; encoded by the coding sequence ATGCTTGATTTACCAAAAAATAAAAAAATAATTCTTTTTGATGGTGTTTGTAATTTATGCAATTCAGCTGTACAGTTTATAATAAAGCATGATAAAAAAGATGTTTTTCGTTTTGCTGCTTTACAATCTGAAATTGGACAACAAATTTGTAAGTATATAGGAATTGATAGTACTAAAATTGATAGTATTATATTTTACGAACCTGGTGTTGCTTATTATTACAAGTCGGGAGCGGCAATTGCCATTGCTGAAAACATGGGAATTTTATGGAGTTGGTTTTCTATTTTTAAAATCATACCGAAATTCTTAAGAGATCCTTTGTATGATTATATAGCTAAGAATAGATACAAGTGGTATGGAAAAAAAGAAAGTTGTATGATTCCAACTTTGGAGTTAAAAGCTAAATTTTTATAA
- a CDS encoding endonuclease MutS2: protein MISITDKTLQDLQFPTVLETISDICNTDIGKQKALEITPFRDKETLMQALMQTSEYVSSFQNNNAIPNHGFDAISYEIKFLAIEDSFLEVGSFRKIATLSSTVNFLLNFLRKFDDYYPNLNVRASQVELTKDIISQIDVVVDKYGEIKDNASPELANIRRDMNMVRGKVNQSFGVALTQYNSLGYLDDIKESFVQNRRVLAVLAMYRRKVKGSILGSSKTGSIAYIEPETTLQYSRELSNLEYEEKEEVTRILKQLSNAIRPYLSLLIEYQAFLSDIDVIAAKAKYANKINGILPTITEERRLYFRDAFHPILYLNNKQKKEVTYPQTIELKQDNRIIVISGPNAGGKTISLKTVGLLQLMLQSGMLIPVHERSETFLFDRILTDIGDNQSIENHLSTYSYRLKNMNYFLKKCNRKTMFLIDEFGTGSDPELGGALAEIFLEEFYHREAFGIITTHYSNLKILANELPHATNANMLFDEKSLEPMYKLVLGQAGSSFTFEVALKNGIPFGLINRAKKKIEIGKVRFDKTIATLQKERSKLEKTSLNLKEEETRARAESNKMENINVKIKQKLESYQELYDSNQKTIYIGQKIEDISEKYFNNKNKKELIGEFLKIIEIENSKRKKATPKEVKAITEKKKEVIAEVTVQVEEIRKEKKEKKLKAVVEKPKVTLKVGDRVRMIDGRSVGSIDSIEKNKATVNYGIFTSKVSLEELEFVEAAKK from the coding sequence ATGATATCTATTACTGATAAAACATTACAAGATTTACAATTTCCTACAGTACTCGAAACTATTTCGGATATTTGTAATACAGATATAGGAAAACAAAAAGCCTTAGAAATAACACCATTCAGAGACAAAGAAACTTTGATGCAAGCGCTTATGCAGACATCCGAGTATGTTTCGTCTTTCCAAAATAATAATGCAATTCCAAATCATGGCTTTGATGCAATTAGTTATGAAATAAAATTTTTAGCAATAGAAGATAGTTTTCTTGAAGTAGGAAGTTTTAGAAAAATAGCTACTTTATCTTCTACGGTCAATTTTTTATTAAATTTTTTAAGAAAATTTGACGATTATTATCCTAATCTAAATGTTAGAGCTTCGCAAGTTGAATTGACTAAAGATATCATTTCGCAAATTGATGTTGTTGTAGATAAATATGGAGAGATAAAAGACAATGCTTCACCTGAACTTGCCAACATTCGTAGAGATATGAATATGGTTCGAGGAAAAGTAAACCAAAGTTTTGGTGTTGCTTTAACTCAGTACAACAGCTTGGGTTATTTGGATGATATTAAAGAAAGCTTTGTACAAAACCGTCGTGTTTTGGCTGTTCTTGCAATGTACCGCCGTAAGGTAAAAGGTTCTATTTTAGGAAGTTCAAAAACGGGAAGTATTGCTTATATTGAGCCTGAGACAACTTTACAATATTCTAGAGAATTGAGTAATTTAGAATATGAAGAAAAAGAAGAAGTTACTCGTATTTTAAAACAATTGTCAAATGCAATTCGTCCGTATTTATCTTTGTTAATTGAATATCAGGCTTTTTTGAGTGATATTGATGTTATTGCTGCAAAAGCAAAGTATGCAAATAAGATAAATGGTATTTTACCAACAATTACAGAAGAGCGTCGTTTGTACTTTAGAGATGCTTTTCATCCAATTTTATATTTAAATAATAAGCAAAAGAAAGAGGTTACTTATCCTCAAACGATTGAATTAAAACAAGATAATAGAATTATTGTTATTTCTGGTCCTAATGCTGGAGGTAAAACAATTTCTCTAAAAACGGTGGGATTATTGCAATTAATGTTGCAATCCGGAATGTTGATTCCTGTGCACGAACGCAGTGAAACTTTCTTGTTTGATAGAATTTTAACAGATATTGGAGACAACCAATCTATAGAGAATCATTTAAGTACTTATAGCTACAGGTTAAAAAACATGAATTATTTCCTTAAAAAATGCAATCGTAAAACGATGTTTTTGATTGATGAATTTGGAACTGGTTCAGATCCTGAATTAGGAGGTGCTTTGGCTGAAATTTTCTTGGAGGAATTTTACCATCGAGAGGCTTTCGGAATTATAACTACACATTATTCTAATCTTAAGATTTTGGCAAATGAATTGCCACATGCTACTAATGCGAATATGCTTTTTGATGAAAAATCATTGGAGCCGATGTATAAGTTGGTACTTGGTCAAGCGGGTAGTTCGTTTACATTTGAGGTAGCATTAAAAAACGGAATTCCGTTTGGTTTAATTAATCGTGCCAAAAAGAAAATTGAAATTGGAAAAGTCCGTTTTGACAAGACGATTGCTACATTACAAAAAGAACGTTCGAAATTAGAAAAAACTTCTTTGAACTTAAAAGAAGAAGAAACTAGAGCTCGTGCCGAAAGTAATAAGATGGAAAATATAAATGTCAAGATAAAACAAAAACTAGAAAGCTACCAAGAATTATATGATAGCAATCAAAAGACAATTTACATCGGGCAAAAAATTGAAGATATTTCGGAGAAGTATTTCAATAATAAAAATAAAAAAGAATTGATTGGAGAGTTTTTGAAAATTATAGAAATTGAAAATTCAAAACGTAAAAAAGCGACTCCAAAAGAAGTTAAAGCAATAACTGAAAAGAAAAAAGAAGTCATTGCAGAAGTAACGGTTCAAGTTGAGGAAATTCGAAAAGAGAAAAAAGAAAAAAAATTAAAAGCTGTTGTCGAAAAACCTAAAGTAACTTTAAAAGTTGGTGATCGAGTTCGAATGATAGATGGAAGATCTGTGGGAAGCATTGATTCTATTGAAAAAAATAAGGCTACAGTAAATTATGGAATTTTCACTTCAAAAGTAAGTTTGGAAGAGTTAGAATTCGTTGAGGCCGCTAAAAAATAG
- a CDS encoding uracil-DNA glycosylase, producing MKINLNQDWQTILSDEITKPYFNDLMANVEEEYENNICFPPIDLIFSALNHCSFQDTKVVIIGQDPYHGTGEANGLSFSVNDNIKIPPSLRNIYRELNTDFDSVFMPTSGNLESWAKQGVLLLNASLTVRKDTPNSHKHLKWNLFTDAVIQAISDKKENVVFLLWGAFAQKKGSKIDTAKHLVLESGHPSPMSANQGKWFGNKHFTKTNTFLISKKIPQIKWL from the coding sequence ATGAAAATCAACCTTAATCAAGATTGGCAAACCATATTATCAGATGAAATAACAAAACCATACTTCAATGATTTAATGGCTAATGTAGAAGAAGAATATGAAAACAATATTTGCTTTCCTCCAATTGATTTAATTTTTTCAGCTCTTAATCATTGCTCATTTCAAGATACAAAAGTGGTTATTATCGGACAGGATCCTTATCACGGAACTGGTGAGGCAAATGGTTTAAGTTTTTCAGTAAATGACAATATAAAAATTCCTCCTTCGCTTCGAAATATTTACAGAGAATTAAATACAGATTTTGATTCCGTATTTATGCCAACTTCTGGTAATTTAGAATCTTGGGCAAAACAAGGCGTATTACTTTTAAATGCTTCATTAACTGTTCGGAAAGACACACCAAATAGTCATAAACATTTGAAGTGGAATTTATTTACTGATGCAGTAATTCAGGCAATATCTGATAAAAAAGAAAATGTTGTTTTCTTATTATGGGGAGCATTCGCGCAAAAAAAGGGAAGCAAAATAGATACTGCAAAACATTTAGTTCTTGAATCTGGCCATCCATCTCCCATGAGTGCAAACCAAGGAAAATGGTTTGGAAACAAGCATTTTACTAAAACAAATACTTTTCTGATATCAAAAAAAATTCCTCAAATAAAATGGCTCTAA
- a CDS encoding DUF4258 domain-containing protein has translation MKFTHRFAYYLVGLVIGCFFVGLVFSGKDTRCNYFPNSRVLNDLRNKPFHYSDEASKVLAEKWIDTSDIKNTLQFGDVDFDKSNVEYKKGKLYIIEGKTTKNQEVVLKVINYPGKAVLESIEKKQAD, from the coding sequence ATGAAATTTACACATCGTTTTGCTTATTATTTAGTTGGTTTAGTTATTGGTTGTTTCTTCGTAGGCCTTGTATTTAGTGGTAAAGATACCCGTTGTAATTATTTTCCAAATTCAAGAGTTTTAAATGATCTAAGAAATAAACCATTTCATTATTCAGATGAAGCTTCTAAAGTTCTAGCAGAAAAATGGATCGATACTTCTGATATTAAAAATACATTGCAATTTGGCGATGTTGATTTTGACAAAAGTAATGTAGAATACAAAAAAGGAAAATTATATATTATTGAAGGTAAAACAACTAAAAATCAAGAAGTTGTACTTAAAGTGATTAATTATCCTGGAAAAGCTGTTTTAGAATCTATAGAAAAAAAGCAGGCTGATTAG
- a CDS encoding alanine dehydrogenase, whose protein sequence is MSITITPFTKQDLIPQEEKLEIGRYKRELFIGIPKETSYQERRICLTPDAVNSLTYQGHRVMIESGAGESSSYTDKEYSDAGAEVTKDTKRVFGCPMLLKVEPPTINEIKLMNPETILISAIQLKTKKKAYFEALAHKKITALAFEYIKDEDGSYPAVKSLSEIAGTASILIAAELMITDEIGKGLLFGNITGVPPTDVVILGAGTVGEFAAKTAIGLGATVKVFDNSITKLRRLQNNLNQRVFTSTIQPKALLKALRRCDVAIGAMRGKERCPIVVTETMVEHMKKGAVIVDVSIDTGGCFETSEVTTHEKPTFIKSNVLHYCVPNIPSRYSKTASLSISNIITPYLLQIAEDGGIESAIRCNKGLKNGVYVYHGILTNKAIGEWFDLPDNDINLLVF, encoded by the coding sequence ATGTCAATAACGATAACTCCATTTACGAAACAAGATTTGATACCTCAAGAAGAAAAACTTGAGATTGGCAGATATAAGAGAGAACTTTTTATAGGGATTCCTAAGGAAACAAGTTATCAGGAACGTCGTATTTGTTTAACACCAGATGCTGTAAATTCGCTTACTTATCAGGGTCATAGAGTTATGATAGAATCTGGTGCTGGCGAAAGTTCAAGTTATACAGACAAAGAATATAGTGATGCAGGTGCAGAAGTGACAAAGGATACTAAACGTGTTTTTGGTTGTCCAATGTTGTTAAAGGTAGAGCCTCCAACAATTAATGAGATTAAATTGATGAATCCAGAAACAATCTTGATTTCTGCGATTCAATTAAAGACAAAGAAAAAGGCTTATTTTGAAGCTTTAGCACATAAAAAAATTACTGCATTAGCATTCGAATATATAAAAGATGAAGATGGCTCCTATCCTGCTGTGAAATCATTAAGTGAAATTGCTGGAACGGCGTCTATATTAATTGCTGCCGAATTGATGATTACAGATGAAATTGGAAAAGGGTTGTTGTTTGGTAATATTACTGGCGTCCCTCCTACTGACGTAGTGATCTTAGGAGCAGGAACAGTAGGTGAATTTGCTGCAAAAACAGCAATTGGACTTGGAGCTACAGTTAAGGTTTTTGATAATTCAATTACTAAATTACGCCGTTTACAAAATAATCTAAATCAGCGTGTTTTCACTTCAACCATACAGCCAAAAGCTTTACTAAAAGCATTAAGACGTTGCGATGTTGCAATTGGGGCCATGCGTGGAAAAGAACGTTGTCCAATTGTTGTGACAGAAACTATGGTTGAGCATATGAAAAAAGGTGCTGTAATTGTAGATGTAAGTATTGATACAGGAGGTTGCTTTGAAACTTCAGAAGTGACAACTCATGAAAAACCAACCTTTATAAAAAGTAATGTTTTACATTATTGTGTTCCTAATATTCCATCACGTTATTCTAAAACTGCCTCACTTTCAATAAGTAACATTATTACGCCTTATTTATTGCAAATTGCTGAAGATGGTGGAATCGAAAGCGCTATTAGATGTAATAAAGGATTAAAGAATGGAGTTTATGTTTATCATGGAATTTTAACTAATAAAGCTATTGGTGAATGGTTTGATTTGCCTGATAATGATATCAATTTACTTGTTTTCTAA
- the tsaE gene encoding tRNA (adenosine(37)-N6)-threonylcarbamoyltransferase complex ATPase subunit type 1 TsaE, giving the protein MEVTFSLDQIQEVATQILAQNPNKIILFNGEMGAGKTTLIKQLCKNLGIEDATSSPTFSLVNEYQASNNQIVYHFDFYRLNHETEALDMGVDDYLYSGNWCFIEWSEKIPNLIPAEHSVVTIELLPDGKRLLRLV; this is encoded by the coding sequence ATGGAAGTTACTTTTTCGTTAGATCAAATTCAGGAAGTTGCAACGCAAATTCTAGCTCAAAATCCAAATAAAATTATTCTTTTTAATGGAGAAATGGGAGCTGGAAAAACAACATTAATCAAGCAGTTATGTAAAAACCTAGGAATTGAAGATGCTACAAGTAGTCCAACCTTTTCTTTAGTTAATGAATATCAAGCTAGTAATAATCAGATAGTTTATCATTTTGATTTTTATAGATTAAATCACGAAACTGAAGCTTTAGATATGGGAGTAGATGATTATTTATATTCTGGTAACTGGTGTTTTATAGAATGGTCAGAGAAGATTCCTAATTTAATTCCAGCCGAACATTCGGTTGTTACTATCGAATTATTACCAGATGGTAAACGTTTATTGCGATTGGTTTAA
- a CDS encoding bifunctional response regulator/alkaline phosphatase family protein encodes MDKIKILWVDDEIDLLKPHILFLEKKNYAVTTCNNGLDAITIFEEDNFDIVFLDENMPGMSGLETLSEMKEKKSTIPMIMITKSEEEYIMEEAIGSKIADYLIKPVNPNQILLSLKKNLDHSRLISEKTTLDYQKEFRKIAMEMAMVNSYEDWIELYKKLIFWELELENINDQGMIQILESQKVEANSQFGKYIERNYEDWFAPKADKPIQSHNLFKELVVPEIKKKDKPILFVVIDNLRYDQWKSFEKVVGNYYKLEKEVPYFSILPTATQYARNAIFSGLLPIDMEKQFPEYWKNDVEDGGKNLYEAEFLSAQLKRLGLNIKEDYFKITNLASGKKLAENFKALKNNDLVTVVYNFVDMLSHAKTELDVVKELASDDKAYRSLTLSWFKNSPLLEIIQQAQHLGFKLILTTDHGTINVKNPSKVVGDKNTSLNLRYKTGRSLTYEQKDVYVVKEPKKIGLPAINMSSSFIFAKNDLFLAYVNNYNHYVSYYKNTYQHGGISLEEMIIPFLIFNPK; translated from the coding sequence ATGGATAAGATAAAAATACTTTGGGTTGATGATGAAATCGACTTGCTAAAGCCACACATATTATTTCTAGAGAAAAAAAATTATGCAGTGACGACTTGTAATAATGGTCTCGATGCTATTACAATTTTTGAAGAAGACAATTTTGATATTGTTTTCCTAGATGAAAATATGCCAGGAATGAGCGGATTAGAGACGCTTTCAGAAATGAAAGAAAAAAAATCAACCATTCCGATGATTATGATTACTAAAAGTGAAGAAGAATATATTATGGAAGAAGCTATTGGTTCTAAAATAGCAGATTACCTAATAAAACCAGTAAATCCAAATCAGATTTTACTAAGCTTAAAGAAAAATCTAGATCATTCAAGATTAATTTCTGAAAAGACAACATTAGATTATCAAAAAGAATTTAGAAAAATTGCTATGGAAATGGCAATGGTTAATTCTTATGAAGATTGGATTGAATTGTATAAAAAATTAATATTTTGGGAGTTAGAACTTGAGAATATTAATGATCAAGGAATGATTCAAATTTTAGAATCTCAAAAAGTAGAAGCTAATTCACAATTTGGTAAATATATAGAGCGAAATTATGAAGATTGGTTTGCTCCAAAAGCAGATAAGCCAATTCAGTCACATAATTTATTTAAAGAGTTGGTAGTTCCAGAAATTAAAAAGAAAGACAAACCGATTTTGTTCGTTGTGATAGATAATTTACGCTACGACCAATGGAAGTCATTTGAAAAAGTTGTTGGAAACTATTACAAGTTAGAAAAAGAAGTTCCTTATTTTTCAATTCTCCCAACGGCGACACAATATGCCAGAAATGCAATATTTTCAGGTTTATTGCCTATAGATATGGAAAAGCAATTTCCTGAGTATTGGAAAAATGATGTTGAGGATGGTGGGAAAAATTTATATGAAGCAGAGTTTTTAAGCGCACAACTTAAACGCTTGGGATTAAATATTAAAGAAGATTATTTTAAAATAACGAATTTAGCTAGTGGAAAAAAATTAGCTGAAAACTTTAAGGCACTTAAAAATAATGATCTTGTTACGGTAGTTTATAATTTTGTGGATATGTTGTCACATGCCAAAACAGAATTAGATGTTGTAAAAGAATTGGCTTCTGATGATAAAGCGTATCGATCACTGACATTAAGTTGGTTTAAAAATTCGCCTTTATTAGAAATTATACAACAAGCACAGCATTTAGGTTTTAAATTAATCCTTACTACGGATCATGGAACAATCAATGTGAAAAATCCATCTAAAGTTGTTGGTGATAAAAATACAAGTTTGAATTTACGTTATAAAACAGGACGTAGTTTAACGTATGAGCAAAAAGACGTATATGTTGTAAAAGAACCTAAAAAAATAGGATTACCTGCTATAAATATGAGCAGTTCGTTTATTTTTGCAAAAAATGATTTGTTTTTAGCTTATGTAAATAATTACAATCATTATGTAAGTTATTATAAAAATACGTATCAGCATGGAGGGATTTCTTTAGAGGAAATGATCATTCCATTCTTGATATTTAATCCTAAATAA
- a CDS encoding TolC family protein — MKNNIYKIVTVAFTATVMQSCFVAKEYERPKDIKTENLYRTEVVSKDSTSMANLSWDKVFTDPILQGYIRKGLEKNLDIRIAMQNIAAAEASMKQGKAGYIPTVSVGADWTHQQLSQNSQFGAILQNRSTDQYQIAGTLGWEADIWGKIRSNKRATSAAYLQTTAANQAVKTQLIADIASTYYQLISIDEQIKLSEETLINRIESVETIIALKDAGNVTEVGVKQTEAQKYATEIIIADLKVKTILFENKMSILLGEASTKVERSSFEAQKMQPEITLGVPATLLRNRPDVIAAEYNLISNFERTNVARSNFYPTFKITATGGLQSIDLKEWFSANSFFANVVTGLTQPIFNQRLNKTNFEIAKANQEKAYIQFEQSLLTAGKEVSDALAQYNNETKKIEIRQKQVNALKVATDYSDELLKYGLVNYLEVLTAKDNALNVELTLIDNKFSQYNAIIQLYRALGGGWQ; from the coding sequence ATGAAAAATAATATATATAAAATAGTAACAGTTGCCTTCACGGCAACTGTTATGCAATCCTGCTTCGTTGCAAAAGAATACGAAAGACCAAAGGATATAAAAACGGAGAACTTATATAGAACCGAAGTGGTTTCTAAAGACAGTACTTCAATGGCAAACTTATCTTGGGATAAGGTTTTTACGGATCCTATTTTGCAAGGTTATATTAGAAAAGGGTTAGAAAAGAATCTCGATATTCGAATAGCAATGCAAAATATTGCTGCTGCTGAAGCATCTATGAAACAAGGAAAAGCAGGGTACATCCCTACTGTTTCAGTTGGTGCAGATTGGACACATCAGCAGTTATCACAAAATAGTCAGTTTGGAGCTATACTTCAAAATCGTAGTACTGATCAATATCAAATAGCTGGAACCTTAGGTTGGGAAGCTGATATTTGGGGGAAAATCAGAAGTAATAAACGTGCAACAAGCGCTGCGTATTTACAAACTACTGCTGCAAATCAAGCTGTTAAAACACAGTTAATTGCGGATATTGCATCTACATACTATCAGTTAATCTCTATAGATGAGCAAATTAAATTGTCTGAAGAGACTTTGATTAATAGAATCGAAAGTGTTGAAACAATTATAGCTTTAAAAGATGCAGGTAATGTTACTGAAGTTGGAGTTAAGCAAACTGAGGCTCAAAAATATGCTACAGAAATTATCATTGCTGATTTAAAAGTAAAAACGATTCTTTTTGAAAATAAAATGAGTATTCTTCTAGGGGAAGCATCTACTAAAGTCGAAAGAAGCAGTTTTGAAGCTCAAAAAATGCAACCAGAGATTACCCTTGGTGTACCTGCTACTTTATTAAGAAATAGACCTGATGTAATTGCAGCTGAGTATAATTTGATTTCTAATTTTGAAAGAACTAATGTAGCAAGAAGTAATTTTTATCCAACATTTAAAATTACAGCTACAGGTGGATTACAAAGTATAGATCTTAAAGAATGGTTCAGTGCAAATTCATTTTTTGCTAATGTTGTTACTGGATTAACACAGCCTATCTTTAATCAACGTTTGAATAAAACAAATTTTGAAATAGCTAAAGCTAATCAAGAAAAGGCATATATTCAATTTGAGCAATCATTACTTACTGCAGGAAAAGAAGTTTCTGATGCCTTGGCACAATATAATAACGAAACTAAAAAAATCGAAATTCGTCAGAAACAAGTAAATGCTTTAAAAGTAGCTACAGATTATTCAGATGAATTATTGAAATATGGTTTAGTGAATTATTTAGAGGTTCTTACTGCAAAAGATAATGCGTTGAATGTAGAATTAACTTTAATAGATAATAAATTCTCACAATACAATGCTATTATTCAACTTTACAGAGCCCTTGGAGGCGGATGGCAGTAA